Proteins co-encoded in one Acidimicrobiales bacterium genomic window:
- a CDS encoding DNA adenine methylase, with amino-acid sequence MTGANAEHRRALPFLRWAGGKSWLAPKLAELFPNLEPARYLEPFLGSGAVFFGLRPESATLSDLNADLINAYEMVRDQPHELVAVLGSMKAGRESYYRVRKSHPQTPLRRAARFLYLNRLGFNGIYRVNRQGVYNVPFGGHDRKLQFFWHDDRLLLASKALSGVELRVADFSEVLASAGAGDLAYCDPVYLVRSVGESFSRYTHTPFDQGDLRRLGSAVDGAVQRGAVIALSWPSGTRLDGFPKPRRDLRLERQSTVSARATAATRRVERLVLFGDPSSVR; translated from the coding sequence TTGACCGGAGCGAACGCGGAGCATCGAAGAGCCCTGCCGTTTCTGCGCTGGGCGGGGGGGAAGTCATGGCTTGCCCCCAAGTTGGCCGAGCTGTTCCCGAACCTGGAACCTGCGCGCTATTTGGAGCCGTTCTTGGGCTCGGGAGCGGTCTTCTTCGGTCTGAGGCCGGAGTCAGCGACACTGTCCGACCTCAATGCGGACCTGATCAACGCGTACGAAATGGTGCGTGACCAACCTCACGAGCTCGTCGCGGTACTTGGCTCAATGAAGGCCGGGCGAGAATCGTATTACAGGGTTCGGAAATCCCATCCCCAGACGCCACTCCGCCGCGCCGCCCGATTCCTCTATCTCAACCGACTCGGCTTCAACGGAATCTACCGAGTCAATCGGCAGGGCGTGTACAACGTGCCATTCGGAGGGCACGACCGGAAGCTCCAGTTCTTCTGGCATGACGATCGGCTTCTGCTGGCCTCCAAGGCCCTCTCGGGCGTGGAGCTACGCGTTGCGGACTTCTCTGAGGTTCTGGCCTCAGCGGGAGCCGGAGATCTTGCCTACTGCGATCCGGTGTATCTCGTTCGCTCTGTAGGCGAGTCGTTCAGCCGGTATACCCACACGCCCTTCGACCAGGGAGATTTGCGCCGACTCGGTTCAGCCGTCGACGGCGCCGTTCAGCGGGGAGCGGTCATCGCTTTGAGTTGGCCAAGCGGGACACGCCTGGATGGCTTTCCAAAACCGCGCCGGGACCTGCGCCTGGAGCGGCAATCAACAGTCAGCGCCCGCGCAACGGCGGCTACCAGACGCGTCGAGAGACTCGTCCTGTTCGGCGATCCATCGTCGGTTAGGTAG